The Hymenobacter sp. DG25A nucleotide sequence GCGCCACCGCGCTGCAGTGAGTTTACGATCTGGGCTACCGTAGAGGCTTTCTGACCTACGGCAACGTAGATGCAGAATACCGGCTCGCCGCGGTCGTAGAACTCGCGCTGGTTCAGGATGGTATCCAGGGCTACCGTCGACTTACCCGTCTGACGGTCACCGATGATCAGCTCGCGCTGGCCACGGCCAATCGGAATCATGGCGTCAATAGCCTTGATACCCGTCTGCATGGGCTCGTTTACCGGCTGACGGAAGATAACGCCGGGCGCTTTGCGCTCCAAGGGCATATCGTAAGTCTGGCCCTGGATGGGGCCGCGGCCGTCGATAGGCAGGCCCAGCGTGTTTACCACGCGGCCTACGATACCTTCGCCTACCTGAATAGAGGCAATCTTATTCGTGCGCCGCACGGTGGCTCCTTCCCGGATTCCGCTGTAGTCACCGAGCATTACGGCACCTACGTTGTCTTCTTCCAGGTTGAGAACCAGAGCCTGCAGGCCGTTTTCAAACTCGAGCAATTCCCCCGACTGGGCTTTGCCCAGGCCGTAGATGCGGGCTACACCGTCGCCAACCTGCAGTACCGTACCAACCTCTTCGAGTTCGGCTTCGGTTTTGAAGTTGGACAGCTGCTCCCGCAGAATGGCGGATACTTCATCCGGACGTACTTCTGCCATGGTGGGTTATAGTTGGGGTTGGTAGGGGTTCTTAGAGAATTCGCTGCGCAGCTTGCGCAGGCGGTGACGTACCGAGTCGTCGATCTGCCGGTCGCCCACGCGCAGCACAAAGCCGCCAATGAGCGAGGCATCGATTTTCTCGGTGAGTTCGACCTGCTGGAGGCCGGCTTGCTGGCGAACCAGCTGTTCCACTTCAGCGCGCAGCGCGGGCGTGAGCGGGGTGGCCGTAATCACCTCGGCTACCTGCACACCACGCAGCAGATTGTACTGGCTGCGAAACTCGGAGCCAATAAATTCCAGTGCGCTTTCGCGGTTTTTCTGGGTAACGATGGTGAGGAACTTCTCAGTCAGTTCCGACACCTTGCCCCCAAATATGGCCCGCAGAATAGCGAGCTTCTTGTCGTGCTTGACGATGGGGTTACGCAGCAACAGGCGCAGGTCACGGTTCTCATCCAGCGTTTTGCTGAACAGATCCATATCCTCTTTCACCTGGGCCAGCGTGCCCCGCTCCTCTGCCAGATCTAGCAGCGACTTAGCGTAACGGGAGGCAACTCGTTGTTCAGACATACTAATTAGGAGTTAGGAGCTGGGAGTTAGGAGGTGGGAGCTGTTGGCTGAGTGACCAGTTATCAGCACCTATCTTCTAGCTCCTGACTTCTTAGTTCAGTTTTACTTCCTTCAGGTACGCGTCCACCAGCTGGGTTTGTGCCGAGGCATCCGTCAGCTCGCGGCGCAGAATGCGCTCCGCAATATCAATGGAGAGTTGCGCAGCCGTGTTTTTCACTTCGGCCAGAGCAGCATTCTTCTCATTCTGAATGGCTTCGCGGGCTTGCAAAATCAGGCGTTGGCCTTCTTCCGAAGCTTTGGTTTTGGCATCTTCAATTTGCTGGGTAGCAATGGCTGATGCCTCCTTCAGAATGTTGTCGCGCTCCAGGCGCGCTTCGGCCAGCAGCTTTTCGTTGCCGGCTTTCAGCAGCTGCATTTCCAGCTTGGCCTGGTCGGCCATGCGCAGAGCACCTTCGATGGAGTTTTCCCGCTCCTTCAGCGAGCTGAGGATAGGCTTCCAGGCGAATTTGGTGAGCAGGAAGAGAAGGATCAGGAAGATGACCAGCTGCCAAAACAGCAGGCCAATACTAGGGTTGGTAAGCATGGATGCTCAGCTAAATCGGTGAATAATCGGCCGTGAACTCCAGGGGTTGAATTACCGGAAAATCCGGCCGCCACAACCCAAAGAAAACGCAAACCCGACGAACCGGCCGGACTAGAAACTAGCCCGGCCGGTGTATCGGGTTTTGCAGGTTCTCTACTGAAGCTTCAGGGCAATCAGCAGGCAAACTACTACTGCGAACAGAGCAGCACCTTCTACCAGAGCGGCTACGATCAGCATAGCAGTCTGGATTTTGCCGGAGGCTTCCGGCTGACGGCCGATGGCTTCCATGGCCGAGCCACCGATGCGGCCGATACCCAGACCAGCACCCAGAATAGCCAGACCGGCACCGATACCGGCACCCATTACAGCCAGACCAACAGCATTAACAACCTGCAGCAACAGAGAGAGCAGCATAAGACAAAGATTTTGAGGAATGTGTGAGAAAAAACAAAGAAAAATAAGGGGGAATTTGGTGCTTAGTGACCGTGGCCGCCAACTACTGCCGGCGCATCGGCATCATCACCGCCAATGCCGTAATCGTGGTCGTGGTGTTCTTCCACGGCGCCACCGATGTACATGGCTGTTAGCAGGGTGAAGATGTAGGCTTGCAGAACAGCCACCAGCAGCTCGAGCACGTTAATAAACAGGCCGAAAGCAATGGATAGCGGCGCAATGCCAATGGTATTGAAGATAAAAATCAGGGAAATAAAGCTCAGGATGATGATGTGACCGGCCGTGATGTTGGCAAACAGTCGAACCATCAGGGAGAAGGGCTTCGAGATAACACCAATCAATTCCACCGGAATCATGATCGGGCGCAGCCACAGCGGAACACCGGGCGTCCAGAAAATGTGCGACCAGTAGTATTTATTAGAGCTGAACGTGGTGATGAGCAGCGTAATAAAGGCGAACAGGAAGGTAACGGCCAGGTTGCCGGTAAGGTTGGCAGCGCCCGGCAGCAGGCCCATCAGGTTATTGAACCAGATGAAGAAGAAGATGGTGAGCAGGTAAGGCAGGTACTTCTCGTACTTCGGGCCAATGGCCTTCTTGGCTACCTCGTCACGTACAAATACAATAACGGGCTCAAAGAACGACTGCATGCCGCGGGGAGCCTGGCCATGGTTCTTGCGGTAGCCGGCAGCTACGGAGAAGAATACGAACAGCAGCAAAGCCACGCTCAGCAGCATAGAAGCCACGTTCTTGGTGATGGAGAAGTCGTGCACCGCGGTGCCATCTACCGACTCCAGTTGCTCGTGCTCCAGCTTCAGGCCATCATGCACGGTACCCTCGGGGTACAGGTGATGCGAAGAGAAAACCGACAGGCCGTGGCCCGCGCGGTAAGCAATGACGGGTAAAGGCAGCGTGAAGTGCGGGCCTTCATTTGCTTCGCCAAAGAAATGCCACTCGTGCGAGTCGCCTACGTGATGAAGAATCATCTCGCCGGCATTGAAGCCTTCTTCTTTGGTAGCCTCGTGGACGGAGGCCGTTTGCTCTTGGGCAAAAACAGGAAGCGTAAGAATGCAGAAGAGGGCTATCAGTAAGCGCTTCATTCAGAAGACCTTAGGGTGGGATTCGGGAGGTACTTAAACGGTGGACTCCCCCGGTTTTGAAAACGGGCGCAAGTTAGTCAGAACGCTCCAGACTTCAAACCCCGTAAAGAGAAAATACCCAATAAAGAAGGCGCCCAGGAAGGTATACGTACCCATACCCTCATGTGCGCCTCCTTTATATAGATACACCAGCACAATGCCCATGGAAAGCAGCATACGCAGCACCATGGAGCCGAAATAGGCAGACATAAAATTATCGGGACTGGCTTTTACCAGCCGGGCCGTTACCCAATAGATAATGGCGGTGAGCACCGCAAAGTAGCCCAGAATGTAGCCGGCCAGCGGATGAATAACCTGCGTGCCGTAGCGGGCATTCAGCAAATAAGCCGTGCCGTAGAGTAGCAGAATCAGCAGCAGAAGGTTGCGGAAAAATCGAAGCAAAGCGGGGTGGTGTTCACAAGTGAGGCGCAAAGGTAGCACCTAGCGCCACAGTCTGGTACCTCCCGGCTATAACAAGTCCACTTCTCCCCTATTTCTCCGACACGGAACGGATAACCTGGTACATGGCCAGAAACACTCCCAGCAGGGTGAGCACCACCGTTCCCCAAGGTCCGCTCCCGAAACGGCCGTCCAGCCATACGCCCAGCCAGGTGCTCAGGCCAATAGTGGCCAGCATTTGAATACCCATACCGGAATACCTGCCAATGGTACGCATCTTATCCGATGCCGGCTTGGGGGGTTCTGAGGGGAGTTGATCGGCCATTGGATGCGGGAGTAGAGGGTGAGAAAATTGTTTTTGCCTCCTGCCGGTTGGGCTCCTACCTTATACGTAGCAGAACAAACAGCCGTGGCCGGGAATTTCCCGTAATTTTACCCGAAGTGCTGCGTTGTGCAAGATACCTCCCGCGCGCTGCCGAACGAATTGGCCGCCGGAACGCGTTTTTCTTTTGCCTACTGCCTATCCCGCCGTTTTGACAAATTATTTGCCTTTACGTCTTTTCTCTGCCCCACTGGCGCTGGCCTTGCTGCTGGCCTGCCTGCAGGCTTGCTCCTCCGGCGAGCGGACCTCGGTGGTAGGGCGCACCT carries:
- the atpH gene encoding ATP synthase F1 subunit delta, which encodes MSEQRVASRYAKSLLDLAEERGTLAQVKEDMDLFSKTLDENRDLRLLLRNPIVKHDKKLAILRAIFGGKVSELTEKFLTIVTQKNRESALEFIGSEFRSQYNLLRGVQVAEVITATPLTPALRAEVEQLVRQQAGLQQVELTEKIDASLIGGFVLRVGDRQIDDSVRHRLRKLRSEFSKNPYQPQL
- a CDS encoding F0F1 ATP synthase subunit B, whose amino-acid sequence is MLTNPSIGLLFWQLVIFLILLFLLTKFAWKPILSSLKERENSIEGALRMADQAKLEMQLLKAGNEKLLAEARLERDNILKEASAIATQQIEDAKTKASEEGQRLILQAREAIQNEKNAALAEVKNTAAQLSIDIAERILRRELTDASAQTQLVDAYLKEVKLN
- the atpE gene encoding ATP synthase F0 subunit C, with the protein product MLLSLLLQVVNAVGLAVMGAGIGAGLAILGAGLGIGRIGGSAMEAIGRQPEASGKIQTAMLIVAALVEGAALFAVVVCLLIALKLQ
- the atpB gene encoding F0F1 ATP synthase subunit A — its product is MKRLLIALFCILTLPVFAQEQTASVHEATKEEGFNAGEMILHHVGDSHEWHFFGEANEGPHFTLPLPVIAYRAGHGLSVFSSHHLYPEGTVHDGLKLEHEQLESVDGTAVHDFSITKNVASMLLSVALLLFVFFSVAAGYRKNHGQAPRGMQSFFEPVIVFVRDEVAKKAIGPKYEKYLPYLLTIFFFIWFNNLMGLLPGAANLTGNLAVTFLFAFITLLITTFSSNKYYWSHIFWTPGVPLWLRPIMIPVELIGVISKPFSLMVRLFANITAGHIIILSFISLIFIFNTIGIAPLSIAFGLFINVLELLVAVLQAYIFTLLTAMYIGGAVEEHHDHDYGIGGDDADAPAVVGGHGH
- a CDS encoding AtpZ/AtpI family protein, giving the protein MADQLPSEPPKPASDKMRTIGRYSGMGIQMLATIGLSTWLGVWLDGRFGSGPWGTVVLTLLGVFLAMYQVIRSVSEK